The stretch of DNA TTTGCAGATAACGGATTCAAATCGCGATCAGATTGGTGCTGTAATTGGCACCGGGATTGGCGGGATTGGCACTCTCTATGAGAATATGGAAACCTTGATGAAACAAGGCCCACTTCGAGTGAGTCCGTTTCTCATCCCGCGTATGTTGCCCGATACGCCCGGGGGGATGATCGCTATCCATCTAGGAATCCGAGCGATAAATTTTGCTGTAGTAACTGCCTGTGCCACAGGTACGAATGCGCTTGGAGAAGCGACCGAAATCATCCGGAGAGGGCAGGCTGATGTCATGTTGGCAGGTGGAACTGAAGCTGCGATTGTGCCGATCGCGATGGCAGGTATGAATGTGATGGGCGCTTTGTCTACTCGTAATGATGATCCTACCCGTGCCTCGCGCCCATTTGACGCCCAGCGGGATGGTTTTGTCATGGGTGAGGGAGCAGCCGTGCTTGTATTGGAATCGCTCGCTCATGCGCAAAATCGTGGAGCGCGAATACTAGCCGAGATCAGCGGATACGGCGCGACGAATGATGCCTATCATCTTTCTGCCCCTTCCGAGAATGGCGCTGGCGCTGCCCTGTGTATGCAAGCTGCTTTGGATGATGCCGGTTTGAACAAAGAATCACTTGGGTATATCAATGCCCATGGTACCAGCACAGCATTAAACGATAAGAGCGAATCGGCGGCTATAAAAACCGTTTTTGGCGAATTGGCGTATGCAATTCCTGTATCATCAACGAAATCCATGACCGGACATTTACTAGGAGCTGCCGGTGCATTGGAAGCGATTTTCTGTGTAAAAATACTCTTGAATGATATTTTGCCACCAACTATAAATTATGAATTCCCTGATCCAGATTGTGACCTGGATTATATTCCCAATGTGGCGCGCCCAGCGCAGGTTGAACATATACTGTCAAACTCGTTTGGGTTTGGTGGTCACAATGCCTCAATTATTGTCAGTCGTTATCAGGCGCAGGCATAGGGAGCTGCAATCATGAACTATTTTGCACATATTACCGGCTGGGGTACAAGTGTACCCGCTAACGTAATAACAAATGCTGATTTAGCTAAAATTATTGAGACCAGCGATGAGTGGATTCGCAGCCGAACAGGTATTGCCCAACGCCATATTGCAGAAGAAGGACAAAGTTCTGCCAGCCTGGGCGCCGAAGCTGCGCTAAAAGCCCTCAAAGTGGCAAATATTAGCCCCCATGATGTAGATTTGATTGTCGTGTCAACATCTTCTCCGGAGCATTTGTTTCCATCAACGGCTTCATTGATTCAGGACCGCATTGGTGCCACGCGGGCCGGTGCTTTCGATTTATCTGCGGCCTGCACCGGCTTTATTATTGCTGTAAATATGGTCGCGCAATCGATTCGCTCGGGAGCGATTCGTACTGCGTTGGTCATTGGGACAGAAACACTTTCGCGTCTGGTAGATTGGGAAGATCGCTCTACCTGTATTCTCTTTGGGGATGGCGCTGGCGCGTTTGTATTACAAGCCAGCCAGGAGCCCGGCGGGGTTCTATCTGCTGTTATGCGTTCAGATGGATCTGGTGGAGATTTGCTAACTGTTCCCGCAGGAGGCAGTAAACTCCCTACCAGTTACCAAACTGTTAAGGATAAGCAGCATTTCATCCAGATGAATGGACGGGAAGTATTCCGCTTTGCTACCCGCGTCATGGCACAGGCCACGGAGGATGTTGTTAAAAAGGCCAATTTTACGTTAGATGATATTGATTGGGTGGTTCCTCATCAAGCAAACCAGCGAATTATTGAAACCGCGGCGAAACGCTTGAAATTACCACTTGAGCGCTTTGTGATTAATCTGGAGCGTTATGGAAATACATCTACCGCATCAATCCCTTTGGCGGCAGTAGAAGCAATTACAGATGGACGCATTCAACCCGGAGATCGAATTGTGTTTGTAGGATTTGGCGCTGGCCTGACCTGGGGGGCATTGCTGGCTCAGTGGACTGGTCCCTTGCCCGCTGAAAAGCCGAAGATGTGGCCTTATCGCTTGCATGGCCTTTATCGATTATATGTCAAGCTGCGTTCCTGGGGGCTGAGGATTGTGCGTTTGGTTGAAGGTATGGTTTGGGGCCAACGGGATAAATAAAAAAAAGAGCGGAGCGCCAAGCGCTCCGCTCTTTTTTTTATTCTGGCTATCCGGAACTGGTTTTTAGCTCAACTTCTTCTTCAACTTCTTCTTGTTCGTCAAATTCCAATACTTTTAGCATACGTTTGACCAGATTCGTGAAAACTTTATGCTGATACCCGGCTAATCCGGCCAGGATATAGGTAATCACGGGGGAAGAAATTTCGCCGGATGTGATGGAGAGTGATCCAAGCATCATAAACAGATAGATGATGGCGCCCATCACACTGCCGACGAAGGGGCTGGTGACATACCACCAGTTATGCCGCGGGGAAAAATCTTGTTCAACCGAAAAATGCTTGATAAGTGGCATAAGCGCCCCAACCAATCCACCCATGCCGCCCCATAGCATACTCCCGGCCAGAAAATAAAGCGATGATCCCTCGGATGAAAAAATATTCTCGCCGAAAATGAATAGCAAAGCAACAGTGATGATGAACCAACTCGCCAGATATATATATAGTCGCGGGATAGTTGTCTTCGCTAATTTATCTAATTGAATGCTTAACTGCACACGAAATTCGACTTCGTTGATATGTCGCTCGGCATCTTCGAAATAGGTTTTCCCGGCCATTAGCTCATTGCGCGCCGCCTGAATATGGTTTAGCAGCGGACGGGCGATATACAAAGTGGAAATCTGCCGCTTGACATCTTTTTGAGCCTGATCGGCTCTGCGCCACATTGCCAGCATGTCTTCGTCGGTTACTAGCAATTCGATCATTGCATCTTCAGCTGATTGTACTTCGTGTTGAACTTCTCCGACCGCGTGGACAATGCCTGGCGCGGGTTGTGCTGGGATTGGACTAGATGGCTGCGCCAGTTCTTCGGCGAAGAGTTTTTCGATTTCAGCAGGATCATCCTCGAGGTGGGTACTCATACCCATATCCGGTTCTGTCTCTTTGGGTTCGGCAAAGTGTTCGACCAGTGCAATTTCTCCGGGAGGCCCGTGCAGGCTGCGATCTTCTTCGGGCGTGGCTTCAGGTTCCGGGTTGAAGGCCTCATCGGCGCTGCCCATAAATGCTTTGGCTTCTGTTTCGGTCAGTTCCCAGGGTGTCGCTTCCATTGTAAAAAGTCCTTCGGTATCGCCCATCAGCGCTTCACTTTCTTCGGCGGA from Chloroflexota bacterium encodes:
- a CDS encoding beta-ketoacyl-ACP synthase II; its protein translation is LQITDSNRDQIGAVIGTGIGGIGTLYENMETLMKQGPLRVSPFLIPRMLPDTPGGMIAIHLGIRAINFAVVTACATGTNALGEATEIIRRGQADVMLAGGTEAAIVPIAMAGMNVMGALSTRNDDPTRASRPFDAQRDGFVMGEGAAVLVLESLAHAQNRGARILAEISGYGATNDAYHLSAPSENGAGAALCMQAALDDAGLNKESLGYINAHGTSTALNDKSESAAIKTVFGELAYAIPVSSTKSMTGHLLGAAGALEAIFCVKILLNDILPPTINYEFPDPDCDLDYIPNVARPAQVEHILSNSFGFGGHNASIIVSRYQAQA
- a CDS encoding ketoacyl-ACP synthase III, with translation MNYFAHITGWGTSVPANVITNADLAKIIETSDEWIRSRTGIAQRHIAEEGQSSASLGAEAALKALKVANISPHDVDLIVVSTSSPEHLFPSTASLIQDRIGATRAGAFDLSAACTGFIIAVNMVAQSIRSGAIRTALVIGTETLSRLVDWEDRSTCILFGDGAGAFVLQASQEPGGVLSAVMRSDGSGGDLLTVPAGGSKLPTSYQTVKDKQHFIQMNGREVFRFATRVMAQATEDVVKKANFTLDDIDWVVPHQANQRIIETAAKRLKLPLERFVINLERYGNTSTASIPLAAVEAITDGRIQPGDRIVFVGFGAGLTWGALLAQWTGPLPAEKPKMWPYRLHGLYRLYVKLRSWGLRIVRLVEGMVWGQRDK